The Salinibaculum sp. SYNS191 genome has a window encoding:
- a CDS encoding ribonuclease J: protein MEIEIATIGGYEEVGRQMTAVRAGDDVVIFDMGLNLSKVLIHDNVETERMHSLDLIDMGAIPDDRVMSDLEGDVKAIVPTHGHLDHIGAISKLAHRYDAPVVATPFTIELVKQQIQGEEKFGVQNDLIKMDPGETMSIGERNELEFVNVTHSIIDAINPVLHTPEGAIVYGLDKRMDHTPVIGDPIDMDRFREIGREGEGVLCYIEDCTNAEKKGRTPSESVARRHLKDVMYSLEDYDGGIVATTFSSHIARVKSLVEFADDIGRQPVLLGRSMEKYSGTAERLDFVEFPDDLGMYGHRKSVDRTFKRIMNEGKENFLPIVTGHQGEPRAMLTRMGRGETPYELDNGDKVIFSARVIPEPTNEGQRYQSERLLGMQGARIYDDIHVSGHLNREGHYEMLDALQPKHVIPAHQDMKGFAPYVDLAESMGYKMGRDLHVTRNGNLISLVE, encoded by the coding sequence ATGGAAATCGAAATTGCAACGATAGGCGGTTACGAGGAAGTCGGTCGGCAGATGACTGCGGTTCGGGCCGGTGACGACGTGGTCATCTTCGACATGGGACTGAACCTCTCGAAGGTACTGATTCACGACAACGTCGAGACCGAGCGGATGCACTCGCTCGACCTCATCGACATGGGCGCGATTCCGGACGACCGCGTCATGTCCGACCTGGAGGGCGACGTCAAGGCCATCGTGCCGACCCACGGTCACCTCGACCACATCGGCGCCATCTCCAAGCTGGCCCACCGCTACGACGCCCCCGTCGTCGCGACCCCCTTCACCATCGAACTGGTCAAACAGCAGATTCAGGGCGAGGAGAAGTTCGGCGTCCAGAACGACCTCATCAAGATGGACCCCGGCGAGACGATGTCCATCGGCGAGCGCAACGAACTGGAGTTCGTCAACGTCACCCACTCCATCATCGACGCCATCAACCCGGTGCTTCACACGCCCGAGGGCGCAATCGTCTACGGGCTGGACAAGCGCATGGACCACACGCCGGTCATCGGCGACCCCATCGACATGGACCGGTTCCGCGAAATCGGCCGCGAGGGCGAGGGCGTCCTCTGTTACATCGAGGACTGTACGAACGCGGAGAAGAAGGGTCGCACGCCCAGCGAATCCGTCGCCCGTCGCCACCTCAAGGACGTCATGTACAGCCTGGAGGACTACGACGGCGGCATCGTCGCCACGACCTTTTCCAGCCACATCGCCCGCGTCAAGAGCCTCGTCGAGTTCGCCGACGACATCGGCCGTCAGCCGGTGCTGCTCGGCCGCTCGATGGAGAAGTACTCCGGCACCGCGGAACGGCTGGACTTCGTGGAGTTCCCCGACGACCTGGGGATGTACGGCCACCGGAAGTCCGTCGACCGGACGTTCAAGCGCATCATGAACGAGGGCAAGGAGAACTTCCTGCCCATCGTGACGGGCCACCAGGGCGAGCCGCGCGCGATGCTCACCCGGATGGGCCGCGGCGAGACCCCCTACGAACTGGACAACGGCGACAAGGTCATCTTCTCGGCGCGGGTCATCCCGGAGCCGACCAACGAGGGCCAGCGCTACCAGTCCGAGCGCCTGCTCGGCATGCAGGGCGCGCGCATCTACGACGACATCCACGTCTCGGGCCACCTGAACCGCGAGGGCCACTACGAGATGCTGGACGCGCTCCAGCCCAAGCACGTCATCCCGGCCCACCAGGACATGAAAGGCTTCGCTCCCTACGTCGACCTCGCGGAGAGCATGGGATACAAGATGGGCCGTGACCTCCACGTGACCCGGAACGGCAACCTCATCTCGCTGGTCGAGTGA
- a CDS encoding isopentenyl phosphate kinase has protein sequence MTTVLKLGGSVVTEKDSPETVDHVTLDEVAAAVGAGLETDDGTDLVVVHGGGSFGHHHAAAHEVTTTDGTHDATAVREIHGAMGALNEAVLDALSGHGVEAVPVHPLSVAHRNEDGELDLPAAGVDRMLREGFVPVLHGDVVAHEGKGATILSGDDIVVSLAQSLAADRVGLCSTVPGVLDEDGSVIPTVTAFEDVADALGGSDATDVTGGMAGKVRALLDLDVPASIFSPADLSVFLAGGTPGTVVRG, from the coding sequence ATGACGACGGTGCTCAAACTCGGCGGCAGCGTCGTCACCGAGAAGGACTCCCCGGAGACGGTCGACCATGTGACGCTGGACGAGGTGGCGGCGGCGGTCGGTGCGGGCCTCGAAACCGACGACGGCACCGACCTCGTCGTCGTCCACGGTGGCGGCAGCTTCGGCCACCACCACGCTGCCGCCCACGAGGTCACCACAACCGATGGGACTCACGACGCGACCGCAGTGCGTGAGATTCACGGCGCGATGGGAGCACTGAACGAGGCGGTGCTCGACGCGCTGAGCGGCCACGGCGTCGAGGCGGTTCCCGTCCACCCGCTGTCGGTGGCTCACCGGAACGAGGACGGAGAACTCGACCTGCCCGCTGCGGGCGTCGACCGCATGCTCCGGGAGGGATTCGTCCCGGTTCTGCACGGCGACGTCGTTGCCCACGAGGGAAAAGGAGCGACGATTCTGAGCGGGGACGACATCGTGGTCTCGCTGGCGCAGTCACTGGCGGCGGACCGGGTCGGACTGTGCTCGACGGTTCCGGGCGTCCTCGACGAAGATGGGTCGGTCATTCCGACTGTCACGGCCTTCGAGGACGTCGCGGACGCCCTGGGGGGCAGCGACGCCACCGACGTGACCGGCGGGATGGCGGGGAAGGTGCGGGCGCTCCTGGACCTGGACGTGCCGGCGTCGATATTCTCGCCGGCCGACCTCTCGGTATTTCTGGCCGGTGGGACGCCCGGGACAGTCGTCCGCGGATAG